The DNA window CAGGGTCTGCAGGATAGTGTGACAGACGGACGGCGTTCATATTCATAGACTTGATAAGCTTCACATCTTCCAGATTCATCTGTCGGCTGAGAGTACGGCCGCTTTCAGGACGGAAGCTGTGACGGTTGACACCACGGATGTTGATTTTCTTACCGTTGATATAAAGACCGTCGCTTTCACGGACCTCGATTGTACGGAAGCCGAATTTCTTGTTTTCCTTGTGCAATACTTTGCCTGAAGCGTCGGCAAGTGTAAATTCAGCCTTATAAAGTTCAGGGGTTTCCGCGCTCCAAGTCTTGGGGGTATCGACCTTTACCTCAACCTGAGTGTCGCCCGCACCGGGACGCAGCGCTGTCACCGACTCTCCTACCTTCTTTCCATTTCTATCGGTAATGACAGTTGTTATTTTTCCACCCTCGACAGGCATGCTCAAAGTGCAGTCAGCCGTAAATTTTCCATCGGCCTTAGCGTCAATGGCTATATGCTTGAGATTGAGAGCCGGACGCGCCTGCATGAAAACAGGACGCCAGATTCCACCGAAATTCCAGTAGTCGGCACGACGTTCGGCAAGATTGACACCAGCATTCTCGCTCTCTTTTTCGACCGTCACCTCAATGCGGTTTTTCTTCTTCGGGCCGAAGAACACACGGTCGCTCACGTCATAGATGAAACGATAGAAACCGCCTTGATGCTTCGAGCCGGCCTTACGTCCGTTGATAAGCACATAGGTGTCGGTCATTGCCGCTTCAAACACGAGTTCAATCTGCTTGCCGCGCCACGACTCCGGAAGTTCGAATTCATATTTATAAATACCTTTTTCGTCGGCAACCCCTTCGGGGAAAGCTTTGCCGTAAAATTTCATTCCATACTGATATGTGCCGAATCCCTGCAATTCCCAGCACGACGGCACTCCGATTTTAGACCATTTGCCTGAATTGTTACCGTCGGTACACATGAAGTCCCATTCGACCATATCGTCTGCACCAGTTCCTGAAAGGTACTGACGCTCGGTGTTGACAGACTGTCCCATCAGCGTCATACCTGCAAACAATGAGCAGATAGTTACTACAGATTTTTTCATTGTATCGTTAGATTTATTTTCATTAGACTGTGTTTCGGATTGTATATTATGTCAATTCAACGGAGTAAAACGTACTTTCAGTGTATGTGCTCCATGAGGAATGGCATATTTCTTCAACACACCCGGGCCGCAACTGCTGTTGCCAAGCCCCATCACGGCTGCATCAAGATTTAGATAGGTTTTACCGCTATTTGTCAAATCGCAATCGTGAGAAACCGCATAGATGTCACTGACAGAGTAAGGAAGTGCCGATGCTGAAATTGTCGAACCTATGGAATTGACCCTAAGACCTCGTCCGGCCTTGTCGGTTATCGAAATTTCAGCTACCGATTCCAGATTTCCTGAATCCTGCGGACGCGGATAGTGGACATATTGGTCGCCGACCTTACCCTTCCATCTGCCTATCGAAGAGGCTTCAAGACGGTCGGGATAATTTTCTGTCGGGCCATAGCCATACCATTCGACATTATCGAATGTCTTATCGGCAACAAACACACTTCCAAGACGAGGAAGTTCCGGCAGATTCCCTTCCGGCGTATATGTCTGGGCGAGATCTATTGTCCCGTCAGGATATACCGTATAGTCGCTCTTGACATCTATCGAACCATCGGCGTAAGAGTATTTCTGAGTTGAAGTAACGATTACTGTTCCATTCGCCTCACGACTGTCAAAAGACACACATTTCACGCTCGGTGAATCAATCTTGTTCTTTGTCCAGTCCTTTGCCAGCCAATTGCCGAAACTCTTGTCGTTGTCGGTCGGGGCACGGAAGGCTTGGAAATAGGAATCTTCAATTATTTTCTTACCATTATACGTGAGAGCCACGAGATTTCCTGAGCTGCGGTCCCATTCAGCCGAGAATTTTTTGCCTGCGACTTCGAACATTCCTGCGGACTCGGTTACGTCAAGACCCTTTCCTGATTTCGGTTGAACATTGCCGCTTCCAAGGAGATTTTCATGAAGCGCAAGCTGACGGCTGACAATTTCATGGCCGGCAGAAGCCCAGTCTGTGTCATGACGAAGTGTGACACAGACATTGAGACGCAAATCGGCATTGTCGGCCACTTTAAGTTTTTTCAGATTGACTGTCACATCACCGCTCTTGCCCGGTGCGAGCGAGGGAAGAGTGAGAGCCATTGGTTTACCGGCCACCCCGTCGACAACAGGTGTCCACGTGCATTCATAGCCCGAAAGGTCGACATGGTGGTTGCGGTTTATGAATTCAATTACAGCATCGCCTGTTGCAGCGTCGTATGATTTGAGTCTGACAGCAACGGGGCTGTAGACTGTCTTGACCTCATAATATTTCGGATTGAGCGAACGGTCGGCAAACACCACACCGTTCATGCAGAAAGCTTTCAGATTTGGCTTGTCGCCGAAATCACCGCCGTATGACATTTCTGTCTTCCCGTCAGGACGGACACGGCTGATTCCTTGGTTAACCCAATCCCAGATGAATCCACCGGCCATACGCGGATTACTGTAGATTTCATCCCAATATTCTCCGAAATTGCCCATAGCATTACCCATAGCATGAGCATATTCGCTCGTAAGCACAGGACGATTGTCGTTTGTGCGCTGCGCGATTGACAGCAGACGTTCCCATCGTGCATTTTCGGCTCGCTCTTTATCGTCGCCCTCTTTTATACCGGGGTTGAGATACTCATCCATCACGCGCGGATAAAATCGGCTGATAATATCGACTGTGGCAGGATCTGGATTTCCATCTACACCCTGAGCGCCCTCGTAGTGAACCGGACGTGTGGGATCAAAATCATGAAGCCACGCCGAGATAGCAGCGAAATTAGGCCCGTAACCGCTTTCGTTGCCCATGCTCCAGAACACGACTGAAGGATGGTTCTTGTCGCGCTCGGCCATTCTTACAGCCCTGTCAAGGAAAGCCGCATGCCAGTCGGGAGTGCTGGCGAGAGTCCCTCGCAATCCGTGTTCTTCTATGTCGGCCTCATCCATGACGTAGAGTCCGAGCGAGTCGCAAAGTTCATACCATCGTGGAGTATTCGGATAGTGGCTCGTACGCACGGCATTCACATTGGCCTGCTTCATGAGCTTGATATCCTTTATCATAAGTTCGTCGGTCATAACGCGGGCGGTCTTCGGATCGTGCTCGTGGCGGTTCACACCACGGAAACGAATCGGCCTACCGTTGACCAGCACTTGCCCGTCCTTGACCTCAACGCTCCGGAAGCCGACCTTGCAGTCAGCACGCTCAATGACCTTCCCGTCAGCGTCGCATAATTCGAGTTCGAGATTATAAAGCACCGGGGTTTCAGCAGTCCAGAGATTCGGAAGACGTACAAGACTTGAGATTCGTCCCATCTTGCGCGGGCCGCGTTGCGGATACCATTCGTTCATCACCGAAGCCTTGTGGTCAAGGTCAAGGATTTCATTGATGACAACTGTAGTGTCGACAACCGGGGCAAGATTCTTTTGACCGAGCTTTACATGAAGCTTATAGTCAGTCCCGCGCTCACCGTCGTAGACCGAAAATTGCGGGTCGAGCTGAAAGACAAAGTTACGGTAATGCTCGTCGGGAAGTGTGCGCACTGCAAAATCCCGCAATCTTACATCGGGTGTATGGAAAAGCGTCACATCGCGATGTATTCCGGCAAAACGCCAGAAATCCTGATCTTCGAGATATGAACCGTCACTATACTTATAGACTTCGACTGCGATTTCGTTATTTCCGGCATGAAGATAGGGAGTCACATTGAATTCCGACGGTTCCATGCTTCCCTGCGAATAACCGACGCGCTTACCGTTGATCCAAACATAGAACGCGCTCATCGCGCCGTCGAAGCGCAGGAACGTCTGCCCGTCTTTCAGCCATGTTGCCGGAACTTCAAACGTGCGGCGGTATTGACCTGTAGGATTGCGTTCGACATATGCCGTATAGTTCTCCTTAGGAGTGTCCGTCACGAAAGGAGGATTGATTTTGAACGTATATCCGGCGGAGGCATATATAGGCGTACCATAACCGTTGACCTCCCAGACGGCGGGGACAGCAAGCTGCTTCCACGACGAGTCGTCGAAGCCGGTCTTTTCAAAACCGTCTACCCTGCCCTCAGGCGTAGGCGACCAATGGAAACGCCATTCGCCATTAAGCGTCATGGCTCTGTCTCCCTTGGTGTCGCCGTAGGGAATGAACGCCGCACGGGCAGGTTCGCGGTTGATCTGCAATATGTGGTGGTTCTCCCAGTCATGAGCCGGACGGGTGTCGGCCATTGCTGTGGCCGATGCCATCAGAAGGAGAGCGCCTGTCAGTTTTATCTGCATTCTTTTTTGTCTTACTGTATTTCCAATGAATCGAAAGCCACTCCGCTGAGATTAGGGGCGGAAACTATCACTTTATATGTTCCGGCATTGATATATCCGCCGGTAGTGGTGCTCAGCATACGCCATTTTTCCGGTGTATCGGGAAGATTTATGGTGTCATCCTTCAGCACAGCACCGTTGGGAGCAATAAGCTTGAGGTTGACGGCCACAGGCTGCTTGTTGGTGTTCATGAACTTGAATCGAAGCGCATAGACCTGCGCGAGACCTGTCGAGATAGTCCATTCAATGCTGCCTTTGCCCGAGAAGAACACACCGTTCTGCTTCTTAAATTCCTTGACCTGATATTTGCCTTCACACTTTGCATCCTCGGCCTCGTATGTCACAGCAGCACGGGCATTTTCATCTTTTGGAAGCATCTCGGCCGGCATTTTCTCAATCACATCCTTGTCGGCAGCCTTCCAGCTCCAGTCTGAAGCCTGAAGAGTGACCGGGACGTTGACTGTCTGGTCAAGCGTCGCAACTGCAATAGCCGACAAGACAGCCTGACCTGCCTTGACCTCCGGGAAATCGATTGTCAGTTTTCCGCCTTTCACATTGCAGTCAACCACCTTTTTCAGCAGCCTGTCATGACCGGCCTCGGCCCAGATGTCGAGATCGTCAATCACGGTTGAGTCATTGACAGCAACGTCGAAGATACGGAGGCCCTCGCAGTCAGTGCCTTCTCCACCGCCTGTCCCGTGCCAAGGTTCGATGAAATAGAGTTCCACTCGATAGTGGCCGTCAGGCAACGGCAGTTTGTACGATAGTTTGTGGCGGCCGAAACGGAAGCTTTGCAAAAGCTCCCAGTCGTTTGTTCCGGCAATGTGGTCGTAGGTGACACGCTGGCTTGCAAGATAGGGAGACAAGCCCTTGAAATCCTGCGCCCACGAACGTGAATAAGTCGTATCGTCGGCAAGCCAGTTCTGACCGAATTCGTCAGTATACCCGTCTCCGCCGCAGTTGATGCGATATACATAATTATATCCTTCCGCACCTTTCAATGCTGTCGAACCGGGCGAACGGAGCGACGCGAAACCGGGAGCGACCTCAAGATTATCAAGTACAATCACATCCTCAGCCACTTTTTCACCATTGTGATAACCTACTGCGCGGAGCACGTTGCAACGCACATCTACATTTTCCCAACGGTGATGAGTGCCGATGCCACCCTTTGAGCGAGCCCCGAGATAATTAGCGTCGAGCGCATCGTTATACAACAGGACTGAATCACAGTTGCTGTAGACATCGATAGTCGCCTTGCGGGGCGATTTGAAACGGTCGGGCCAAGTATGTGACGCAATGTAGACAAACGGATCAGTCGCCGCATCCACATAGTTTGCCTTATACATATAATATACGTCGGACGGTTCTTCCCACGGGCTGACGAGTCCCTTGTAGTTAAACGGACCAACCTTGTCAATCTTCCTGTATGCTTCGTCCGGCTGACGGCGACCGGGATTGTCATGACTGCTGAAAATCCACTGATAGTGACCGCTGACACTGTCGCGCGCCTGTTCGGCCAGACGGATTTTAGTCTCCATAAGCTGTGTCATACGCTCCTCGCTCCACGGACCGTTAGGCTCAAACGCACCCGGTTCGGTGTGGAAGCCAAGAGTACGCCATGCACCATACTCGCCATTGAGAAGCTGGTTCGGACGCGCAAGTTCCTCGTTATACTTGAAGACATCGCCGCCATACGTACCGCTCCAATTCTGAATCACATTCCAGTCCGTACCCTCACCGCCGTTGCAGGTGGTAATCACACGCATGTCGCGTGCCATCGGATCCATTTCGCGTATAATGTCGGCACACTCCTGTGCGAAATCGCGCGGAAGAGTGCTTTCATTCTGCAGCCCCCACATCACTACCGAAGGTGAGTTTCTGCGTTCCTTGACCCATTGGCGAAGCAACTTTTTGAAATTCTCACGGAATTCCGGGGTGTCATACCATATATGTGCTGAGAACTGAGGCCAGAAGAGTATGCCTTCCTTGTCCCAATACTCCTGATAGCGAAGATTGTGAGGCTGATGTGCATCGCGCACAGAGTTGAAGCCGGCATTCTTGATCTGCTTGACACGCGCCTCAATCTGTTCGTCGGAGAAGGCATGCGAAGCGCCAAACTGGTGCTCATATTCACAGACTCCGTTGATAAATACAGGCTTGCCGTTGATAAAGAAGCGCCCGTCGCCGTCATTTCGCTTGACAGGCCACGAGAAACTGAGGATACCGTAGGGAGTGGTCACCTCTTCGGTTGTCTTGCCGTTGCGCTTGACCATTGTGGCGAGTTTATAGAGATACGGGCTGTCGGGACTCCAAAGACTCGGATTCTCAATGGCTGAAGCCTGTTTCACGACTTTGCTTTCACCCGGGGCAAGTGTCATTTTGTCGGTAAGACGGAATATCTGACGGCCATCAGCATTGCTGAATTTGCTTATGAAATCAAATTCGGCCGACTTCGAGCCATAGTTTTTCAATTCGGTCTCGATAAACACCGAGTCACACGCGGCATTGTTCCAGATGTGGACACCGAAAGGTTCGACACGCACTTCGTCGGTAATCTCAACCTCTACGGGTCGGAAAATGCCGAGAGGCTGCGAGCCCTCGCTGAAACCCCACTCAGACGAGCAACCGCCACATACCCAAGGCATGTCGGCAATCATCTCGGGATGCTCCGCTATGACTTCGAGTGTGTTCTTGCCGTCAAAATTCAGATAGTCGGTCACATCAAACGTAAGCGATGTGCGTCCCGAAGGATGGCGGCCGAAATCATGACCGTTGAGTTTTATACCGGCATAAGTCCCCACTCCCTCAAAGTTGATGAAGTAGCGCTTGCCGTCGACACGCCCGGCCATGTCGAACACCTTGACATAACCTGCATTGCCGTGGAGATTGCCGTGGGTCAGCTGGCGATAGCCATAGTAATCATCCCAGTTGTGGGGCACATCGACTGTCTTTGCAGAATCCTTGTCATCGTTGAGCCATGTTGTCCAGCCCTTGTTGAGACTGATGTGACCGCGACGGCCGGTGGCCGGACGTTCGGGGAAACGGACTGCCGAGCGACCCATCGGTTTGCTTGTAGCCACTGCGATGCCACGCTGATCCGCATTGTTGACAGCACAATAGAAATGATACACCACTCCGTCATGCTTCACAAGGTAGCTCTTGTGGGCAAACAGTTCGTCGAACTGCTTGGTCGGATAAATCAGATCATCCCCTTCCCAGTCATCCCATGTAACAAGATCATAGCTGCATGCGAAAGTATTGAAAGCCTTATAGGGACGCGACGGGTTGAAAGCGGAGAAATAGAACATCACATAGACGTCGCCCATCTTGACAATCTGTGCGTCGCCTGTGATTGTGCCTTGCGCCTCGTGTGTGAACACAGGATTCCCGGCATAACGACGCCATTTTGTCATGTTGTCAGACAAAGCTATTCCGATACGCTCACCCTTCATGCCGGTTTCGGGATTGACACCTCCGGCATTGTAATACATGATGAAACGCGAACCGAGTGTCTTGTGCGGATCTTCATAGACCGTGCTTTTATATTCAGTAAGAGCTTCCCACCACTGCACGTCCTTATCGTTTATCGATAGAATCGGACGGTCGAGCGTATTCCATTCATGAGCAGTGGCCGGACTTCCCTTGGTCCATGCCAGACCTACAGCAAGCGGAGCATTGACGGCTTCATAGCCCGTCCCCTCGCCTCCGATGTAGGTCATCCAGCATTTTCCTTTGTAACGGTTGATATTGTAGCTGCCACCCCACTCCATGTCTATCAGACCGGGGAAGCCACCACGCTGATTGCGGTCCCAGCCTGTGTCTGAATAGGCCAGAATGCGTCCGAGTGTCTTCCATTCGAGCAAATTATCGCTCTCGGCAATCCATGTTTCATATCCACGACCGTCCTGTCCGCTACGTCCGTTGTAAACAACATACGTCATGTACCACTTCTCTCCTTCGCGGAACACTGTCGGACAGTCGATTTTATGATTATTGTCGGTCGGAGCTACGACAAGTCCGTACTTATATGGAGTGCGTGCCTCGCGATACACGTCGGCCATACGCTCCTGACTGACATGGCGCTGAGCGCTTATGCCCGACCAGCAAGCGATGGCTGCGGTGATTATTAAAAACAGTCGTTTCATGTATGGGGATTGAGTTTCAATTATCCGTATTATTAATGTTAATAGAACAGCCAGTCCATAGCCTCGTCAGCGCCTGCGAGAGCGACATTTCTCGGACTGATTTTGTCGGATGTCATACCGAGAACAAGCGCATAGCCCTTCGGAAGATTCAGCGAATGGCTGCCGGCCTCGAAATTATAGGCATGCACATTGGCCAAAGGCATCTTGTCGAGATGGATGGCATTGGTAAGCACAGGTTCTGCCTGACCATATTCGTTTGCAGTTGCGTCGGTTTCAAGTTTTGGAGCCTTGGCATACTTTTTCTGGTCATCCTTGAAATATGCAACGAGAAGTTTCACCGGCTCTGCACACTCGAAATCAATAGTAGTTCCTTCCTTGCGCTGCACGTCTCCGTTGACGGTGAAGGCTGTCAGACCCTTTAGCTCAGGAGCAAGCCCGACAATCTTTGCTTCAGGCATGTTTGCGAGCAGCACCGCACCTTCATCGAGGCGTGTGCGGTTCCACTGACCCTTAAACTTGACAGCAGCATTATTCAGTGATTTTATGGCAACATCTTCTGTTGAAATCTTGCCGGCGGCCTTGTCTTTAAGCATGGCTATGTTATTCTTGAAATTCTCAAGCTCAGCCTGATAGTGGACAAGCAGCTCGCCCCAAGTCTTGTTCTTTCCATCGTCTCCGGCAATAGGAATACGGCGCATGGTCGTCTGCATACTGTTGGCATACAGATAAGTTCCTTCTGTCAGACCTACCAGTTTTTTGTAGTGTTCGAGACTTTCCTCAAGCAGAGGCACAGCCTCATCAAGATACTTCAAATCCTTTGTCCACTGATAGTTCAGAACCTGCTGCGCAGCCTTTACCTTACGGTCAAAGAAGTATGCGAAGGTGCGGTAGCAGTTCATATCGTTGACAAGACGCTCGAATTCGGCGCTGTTCGACTTGACCTTGCCCACTGTTTCGATGGCAGCGACAGCCTTGTCGCCATGTTCGACACATTCCGCAGTGATGTCAAGAGGAAGTTCACCGACATGAGCCTCACCCTTGTGCTCACGCTCTACAAATTCAATCAGTTTCTCGCCTTCCGGTCCACAGCTTTCATAGAAACCGGGATAGATGGTGTATTTGTAAGGATTGACAAGCTGGCTCATAAACATTCCGAGCAGAAGTGTCTGGCGGTTACCCTCCGTGATGCCGAAACGGCGAAGCAGTTTTGGTGCGATTTCACCCGACTCCTCGAATGCAGTGCGGATTGCCCCGCCCTTGTCGTCACTGAGACCGTAAGTGCGGGCAAAACGGTGATTCCAATACTTGATTTCATCTTCACGGTCACGACGGCAGTTCCAAGCATAGCGTCCCCAGCCTTCATACCACGTACTGTCGCGCACGAGCTGAAGCTGACGCTCGCCTCCTGCTATGCTGTCGGCCGAATAAGGCCAGTCCCAGTAAGATGCCTGAGGATAGAGATGGAGTGCGTTCGCTCCATGTACATCGTGCATGGCAGTCACGGCTTTCTGAGTGAAATCGGGCGAACTCCAGCGCCACGGTTCAAGATTGGCAAGAATATGGACATTGCTGATATGCACACTTCCGAGTGAGCTAAGGCCGCGATGGATTTCTGTCCACGGTCCGCGAGGCTCGTATGTGGTGAGCGACTCTCCGTTATACTTGTGCATGGTGTAGAGATTCTTATAGAGCGGAAGCGCAGCATCCATAACGGCCTTGCAGTCTGTGTCGTGGGCACGGAGAAGTACCGGCGGCTCGTCATCACGGCCGAGTTTGGCAAGACCGTCCTTGACTCCGGGAATAATAGTCTTTGTAAACCATTCAACATCATCCTCGTAGGTATCCATAGCCTCGCCAAGACACACGAGCAGACCGACATTGGGATATTTTTCAATAAAAGCGGCCACGCTCTTGCGCGTATAGTCGCTCACGAGAGGAGTGATGGGACGGTTGCGGTCCTGAGTCTTCATGCCGTAGTGTTCGGCGAAAGGCTTTGAAAGCAAAATGTTGTAGAACATCTGAATCACGAATATACCGCGCTTGTCGGCTTCAGCTGTCAGAAATGAGAACATCTCTTCATTTTTCTTAAACGTCTCGTCATCGACCTCTACAGCAAACGGATAGTCCTCAAGCTTTACAAGAGAGGCAAACGGGTGACCGTTCCATAGATATAGTGAGTTCATGCGGTTGGCCACCAGCATGTCAAGATACTTTACCCACAGCTCCTTGTCATAGAACCACGGAAAATTCTCCGGAGTATAGGGATATTCGTAGACACTGCGCCCGGGAAGCAGGTAAGGTTTCTGCACACCGACACAAGCACCGCGAAGCACCATTTCGGGGGCATCCGTGAATTCAGCAGGCAGATTGTCAAGATTGCCGTCCATTTCCAGACGGTCGGCGAGTTCACGGCAACCGTAGATCACGCCTGACCCGTCATTTCCCTTGACATCAATAATATTGTCTGCCGAGCTGATTGTGAATCCCTCTTTCGGTCCTACACTGTCAGTAGCCTCCGACAGACGGATTATTTTGTCACCTTCAGCCGCTTCACTGACATCAATGACACGGTAGCCCTTGCCTTCAAGCACTCCTGTCAGATGTTCGGCAGCAAACTTAACACGGTTTGAGGCATCATCGGGATATTGCAGGGCTATATTTTCGCGACCGGCGCAACTCCAGACCATAGTGGCTACCAATGCCACAAATACATGTCTCAGCAATCTCTTCATCCTATTTCCTTATATTTAATTGTGATTTCCTTATCTGTATCTATATAGAGACGATAGCTTTTATCGCCCGTCTTCTCGACTGTGCCGTAATCAGACTTAGGCTGCGATTTCGACTTGATGTTGATATATCCCTTCCCTTCGGTAGCCTTCACCTTGATTTCCTTGTCGTTGACATAGAGAGTGATTTCTCCGTTAGGAGTCGGAACTGTACCCTCCATCCATTTCAGTCCGCCAAGATCCGGTGTGATTGAAAATTCCTTGTAGCCGGGTTCGAGCGGCTTGACACCGAGATAGTATTTGCCTATGAGATAAATCGGACTTGCACCCCATGCGTGACAGAGGCTCTTGCCGAACGGACGTCCGTACATGGCAAGATGCTGTGTTCCCGAATCAGATGGATTATATTTTTCCCAGAAAGAAGTCGCACCCTCGCGGAGCATTCCTCCCCAATAATCCTTCATTTCCTTGAGCACCTGTTTCTGAAGTCCTTGGTCACAGAGCGATTCAAGTTCATAGAAACGCATATAAGGAGTGGTGATTGCCGGAACTTCAGGATTGAGCATCACGTTTTCCATCACCGATTTTGTAGTCGGCTCGTTAAAGTAGCCGTAGTTTATGGCAAACATGTTGGCGAATTTATTGACCTGTTCGCTCTTCTTACCATTCTCGACATTATGGACAAGTGCCTGACGCTCCTCATCCCAGAATGTCGGGAGAAGTTTGTCACGTAGCTCCTTTGCAAGACGGCCATATTTCACTGCATCAGCCGAGTCACCGACAATATCCGCACAGAGTTTCATCGTTTCAAGGCTCTTACAGAACAACACCTGCTCGAATGAAAGTGCGCCCTGTTTGCTCATAGGAAAATCAGCCCAATCGACAAATACCCAGTCGCCAGTCATGCCCTCAAGCATTCCGTCCTTGTTGGTACGGCCGAGAACATAATCCATGAGACTCTGCATCTTGGGATAGATTTCCTTGACAAACTCCTTGTCACCGGTATAGAGATAGTAGTCATAGATACCGTTGAACCAATAGAGCGTATAGTCCATGATGGTGTTGATGTGAGCGGTAACTGGGTCTTTTCCACGCAGCAGACGGGTCGTGCGCTTCACCGTAGGGCTGTCGAAGAAGAGATAGTAGTTCATGAGGTAACTCTGAACCGCATCACCGCTCCATACCCAACGGTCGCGCTTGATACCGTCGATAAAAAACTCACGTGTAGTCAGGTGCATAGTATAGGCACCGACATCCCAGATTTTATTCAGTTCGGGATCGCTGCATTTGAACTTGCCGCGATATTCCACAGGCGCATACTCATAAAGCATAGCCGCATCTCCAAAGTTCACTCCGGCTTCAGGAGCTACATAGACATAGCGGAACGCCTTGGTGTTGTCAAGCGTGTAGTCGCCCTCGTTCTTACGGACAGCGTTAGTTGCAAGGTCTGTGACCTTATCGCCGTCAAACAAGATTTTGTCAAGCGTTTCGCAATGTTCGAG is part of the Duncaniella dubosii genome and encodes:
- a CDS encoding beta-d-glucuronidase/beta-L-arabinofuranosidase; this encodes MKRLFLIITAAIACWSGISAQRHVSQERMADVYREARTPYKYGLVVAPTDNNHKIDCPTVFREGEKWYMTYVVYNGRSGQDGRGYETWIAESDNLLEWKTLGRILAYSDTGWDRNQRGGFPGLIDMEWGGSYNINRYKGKCWMTYIGGEGTGYEAVNAPLAVGLAWTKGSPATAHEWNTLDRPILSINDKDVQWWEALTEYKSTVYEDPHKTLGSRFIMYYNAGGVNPETGMKGERIGIALSDNMTKWRRYAGNPVFTHEAQGTITGDAQIVKMGDVYVMFYFSAFNPSRPYKAFNTFACSYDLVTWDDWEGDDLIYPTKQFDELFAHKSYLVKHDGVVYHFYCAVNNADQRGIAVATSKPMGRSAVRFPERPATGRRGHISLNKGWTTWLNDDKDSAKTVDVPHNWDDYYGYRQLTHGNLHGNAGYVKVFDMAGRVDGKRYFINFEGVGTYAGIKLNGHDFGRHPSGRTSLTFDVTDYLNFDGKNTLEVIAEHPEMIADMPWVCGGCSSEWGFSEGSQPLGIFRPVEVEITDEVRVEPFGVHIWNNAACDSVFIETELKNYGSKSAEFDFISKFSNADGRQIFRLTDKMTLAPGESKVVKQASAIENPSLWSPDSPYLYKLATMVKRNGKTTEEVTTPYGILSFSWPVKRNDGDGRFFINGKPVFINGVCEYEHQFGASHAFSDEQIEARVKQIKNAGFNSVRDAHQPHNLRYQEYWDKEGILFWPQFSAHIWYDTPEFRENFKKLLRQWVKERRNSPSVVMWGLQNESTLPRDFAQECADIIREMDPMARDMRVITTCNGGEGTDWNVIQNWSGTYGGDVFKYNEELARPNQLLNGEYGAWRTLGFHTEPGAFEPNGPWSEERMTQLMETKIRLAEQARDSVSGHYQWIFSSHDNPGRRQPDEAYRKIDKVGPFNYKGLVSPWEEPSDVYYMYKANYVDAATDPFVYIASHTWPDRFKSPRKATIDVYSNCDSVLLYNDALDANYLGARSKGGIGTHHRWENVDVRCNVLRAVGYHNGEKVAEDVIVLDNLEVAPGFASLRSPGSTALKGAEGYNYVYRINCGGDGYTDEFGQNWLADDTTYSRSWAQDFKGLSPYLASQRVTYDHIAGTNDWELLQSFRFGRHKLSYKLPLPDGHYRVELYFIEPWHGTGGGEGTDCEGLRIFDVAVNDSTVIDDLDIWAEAGHDRLLKKVVDCNVKGGKLTIDFPEVKAGQAVLSAIAVATLDQTVNVPVTLQASDWSWKAADKDVIEKMPAEMLPKDENARAAVTYEAEDAKCEGKYQVKEFKKQNGVFFSGKGSIEWTISTGLAQVYALRFKFMNTNKQPVAVNLKLIAPNGAVLKDDTINLPDTPEKWRMLSTTTGGYINAGTYKVIVSAPNLSGVAFDSLEIQ
- a CDS encoding glycoside hydrolase family 2 TIM barrel-domain containing protein, which gives rise to MQIKLTGALLLMASATAMADTRPAHDWENHHILQINREPARAAFIPYGDTKGDRAMTLNGEWRFHWSPTPEGRVDGFEKTGFDDSSWKQLAVPAVWEVNGYGTPIYASAGYTFKINPPFVTDTPKENYTAYVERNPTGQYRRTFEVPATWLKDGQTFLRFDGAMSAFYVWINGKRVGYSQGSMEPSEFNVTPYLHAGNNEIAVEVYKYSDGSYLEDQDFWRFAGIHRDVTLFHTPDVRLRDFAVRTLPDEHYRNFVFQLDPQFSVYDGERGTDYKLHVKLGQKNLAPVVDTTVVINEILDLDHKASVMNEWYPQRGPRKMGRISSLVRLPNLWTAETPVLYNLELELCDADGKVIERADCKVGFRSVEVKDGQVLVNGRPIRFRGVNRHEHDPKTARVMTDELMIKDIKLMKQANVNAVRTSHYPNTPRWYELCDSLGLYVMDEADIEEHGLRGTLASTPDWHAAFLDRAVRMAERDKNHPSVVFWSMGNESGYGPNFAAISAWLHDFDPTRPVHYEGAQGVDGNPDPATVDIISRFYPRVMDEYLNPGIKEGDDKERAENARWERLLSIAQRTNDNRPVLTSEYAHAMGNAMGNFGEYWDEIYSNPRMAGGFIWDWVNQGISRVRPDGKTEMSYGGDFGDKPNLKAFCMNGVVFADRSLNPKYYEVKTVYSPVAVRLKSYDAATGDAVIEFINRNHHVDLSGYECTWTPVVDGVAGKPMALTLPSLAPGKSGDVTVNLKKLKVADNADLRLNVCVTLRHDTDWASAGHEIVSRQLALHENLLGSGNVQPKSGKGLDVTESAGMFEVAGKKFSAEWDRSSGNLVALTYNGKKIIEDSYFQAFRAPTDNDKSFGNWLAKDWTKNKIDSPSVKCVSFDSREANGTVIVTSTQKYSYADGSIDVKSDYTVYPDGTIDLAQTYTPEGNLPELPRLGSVFVADKTFDNVEWYGYGPTENYPDRLEASSIGRWKGKVGDQYVHYPRPQDSGNLESVAEISITDKAGRGLRVNSIGSTISASALPYSVSDIYAVSHDCDLTNSGKTYLNLDAAVMGLGNSSCGPGVLKKYAIPHGAHTLKVRFTPLN